The following proteins come from a genomic window of Brevibacillus antibioticus:
- a CDS encoding DUF58 domain-containing protein yields the protein MNQHLLDPSWLARLERMQMASRKAVSGSQAGKRRARQLGSSMEFADFRAYVPGDDLRQLDWNAYARSGKLFLKKYLDETELHVNLYIDCSRSMSYGQPNKMARAVEIAAALGYLSLCHLDHVSVYAFDSRITAALTGLQGKNQAHRLLSFLSSLQEGGTGDVQTAMRQPGAVSGKAGTSIVLSDFLFESGYTEGIAYLQAAKQEVTLVQVLSKEELAPEYAGELRLIDSETGQAKEVSLTSPLMEEYHKSLRDYQQELSAFAYGRGIAFVSVEAEQSLESIVFHVFRQAGLIR from the coding sequence ATGAATCAACACCTGCTTGATCCGTCATGGCTCGCCAGACTGGAGCGAATGCAGATGGCTAGTCGCAAAGCGGTCAGCGGCAGCCAGGCAGGAAAGCGAAGGGCGAGACAGCTGGGCAGCTCCATGGAGTTCGCAGACTTTCGGGCGTATGTTCCCGGCGATGATTTGCGGCAGCTCGATTGGAACGCGTATGCCCGTTCAGGCAAGCTGTTTTTGAAAAAGTACTTGGATGAAACAGAGCTTCATGTGAACTTGTATATCGATTGCAGTCGTTCGATGAGCTACGGGCAACCGAATAAAATGGCTCGTGCTGTCGAGATTGCCGCGGCCCTTGGCTATTTGTCCCTGTGCCACCTCGATCATGTATCGGTCTATGCATTTGACAGCCGCATTACGGCAGCACTTACCGGGCTGCAAGGAAAGAACCAGGCGCATCGCTTGCTCAGCTTCTTATCTTCCCTGCAAGAAGGGGGAACAGGTGATGTGCAAACGGCAATGCGCCAGCCCGGGGCTGTCAGCGGCAAAGCTGGCACATCCATCGTGCTGTCGGACTTTTTGTTCGAGTCAGGCTATACGGAAGGCATCGCGTATTTGCAGGCGGCCAAACAAGAGGTCACGCTGGTCCAGGTGCTTTCCAAAGAAGAGCTTGCGCCCGAGTATGCGGGAGAGCTGCGATTGATCGATTCAGAGACCGGGCAAGCAAAAGAAGTATCCCTGACCAGCCCGTTGATGGAAGAGTACCACAAGAGTTTGCGAGATTATCAACAAGAACTGTCCGCGTTTGCTTATGGAAGAGGGATCGCCTTCGTGTCTGTAGAGGCGGAACAATCCCTGGAATCGATTGTCTTCCATGTCTTTCGTCAGGCCGGCTTGATTCGCTAG
- a CDS encoding DUF7408 domain-containing protein, whose translation MKTAQCNRWLLAFCAFLLLVASVPLGLTETALAEGNIQLGVTAGIEGKYRETGMVPVVVTVKNGGADIEGELFVATGEQGGGRFEFANYQPLSIASGVTKQVTILVPGSELHRSSFVALMQNDKVIAQTPITGFSYDEDTLMIGVLAENPDTANFLGVLPKGSIHNPVQLLTMKADNMPVTGTQLQMINMLVINNFALDSLNEQQIKAIQDWTKAGGMLILAGGAQYKKSGGVLGDLSPVEVTGVTSVQTFSSLKVDKTNPIALTSPFTVSNGTVKAGKVLYSEGNIPLMVVHNVGAGKVLYVAYDLAAEPVASWAGNSRFWADTFVKAFGSSINASNSSMIDNVWPLRDAADRVPSLKIPEVGWFAVFFGIYALVVGPVLFYMLRRGRKQSYMWVIVPALSVLAGIGIFSIGAIQRGVGVKLHQVGYVELQNNGQANAVSVTALFVPSNDDYRLTIKGEGITQPVTERDYIDQIPQTWISIQPDQTHIDFRDVEFWSMRKVATEQTLSDVGKIESNLSYENGALKGTVTNHTKYSLRDVTISTGMQVQEFPQLAAGSSIEVNLPFAPQQQARRNQHRMNMGHALPQYMQSNGYDSQTREQVIVDMLDMIDRRGGQSEVIKLVGWTDEQVAEAVVPNENTENSSIAMVTSTLQVNPSKDGHIYYPTGSFDVTMSGSSVPVDDYGDGFRLPAGNITFDINLNQEGQDLAISNLYLYTWSEDNTTFEKEVYNWKTKAFEPFEKAFMNNVMTSEKTTTYVSGDGIVRIKFAHQFEDDRHIGVPSVSVEGKVRKK comes from the coding sequence ATGAAAACGGCGCAGTGCAACCGGTGGCTCCTGGCCTTTTGTGCGTTCCTCCTGTTGGTAGCAAGTGTTCCGTTAGGATTAACGGAAACAGCCTTGGCAGAGGGAAACATTCAGCTAGGAGTAACAGCCGGAATTGAAGGAAAGTACAGGGAGACGGGGATGGTTCCCGTTGTCGTCACGGTGAAAAATGGAGGGGCGGATATCGAAGGGGAGCTGTTTGTCGCCACTGGGGAGCAGGGAGGCGGACGTTTTGAATTTGCCAATTATCAGCCGCTTTCGATTGCAAGCGGAGTGACCAAGCAGGTAACGATTCTTGTTCCTGGATCAGAGCTGCATCGCAGTTCTTTTGTGGCTTTGATGCAAAATGATAAGGTGATCGCGCAAACTCCGATAACAGGTTTTTCATACGACGAGGATACGTTGATGATCGGTGTGTTGGCAGAAAATCCCGACACAGCTAACTTCCTTGGTGTACTGCCGAAAGGCTCTATTCATAACCCTGTCCAGCTCTTGACAATGAAGGCAGACAATATGCCAGTGACAGGTACACAGCTCCAGATGATTAATATGCTCGTCATCAACAATTTTGCTTTGGACTCATTGAATGAACAGCAGATCAAAGCGATTCAGGATTGGACGAAAGCTGGCGGGATGCTGATTTTAGCTGGAGGAGCACAGTACAAGAAATCTGGAGGCGTTTTGGGTGACTTGTCACCAGTAGAAGTGACAGGGGTGACGAGTGTACAGACATTCTCTAGTTTAAAAGTGGATAAGACCAATCCGATTGCACTGACGTCTCCCTTTACTGTAAGCAATGGGACAGTGAAGGCAGGGAAAGTCCTGTACAGCGAAGGAAATATTCCGCTGATGGTTGTACATAACGTGGGAGCAGGAAAAGTATTGTACGTCGCCTATGATTTGGCGGCGGAACCAGTAGCCAGCTGGGCAGGAAACAGCCGCTTTTGGGCAGATACATTTGTAAAGGCTTTTGGTTCTTCCATCAACGCTTCAAATAGTAGCATGATCGACAACGTATGGCCACTTCGCGATGCTGCTGATCGCGTCCCATCCTTGAAAATTCCAGAGGTTGGCTGGTTCGCAGTATTTTTCGGAATTTATGCCCTGGTTGTCGGGCCAGTTCTTTTCTATATGTTGCGGAGAGGCCGCAAGCAAAGCTACATGTGGGTGATTGTCCCCGCCCTTTCGGTGTTGGCGGGAATCGGAATCTTCTCGATTGGTGCCATCCAGCGGGGTGTAGGTGTAAAGCTGCACCAAGTAGGTTATGTTGAACTGCAAAACAACGGACAGGCGAATGCGGTGAGCGTAACCGCATTATTCGTACCGAGTAATGACGACTATCGTTTGACGATAAAGGGAGAGGGCATAACCCAACCCGTTACCGAAAGAGACTATATCGATCAAATTCCGCAAACGTGGATTTCCATACAGCCCGATCAGACTCATATTGATTTCCGAGATGTAGAATTCTGGTCGATGCGCAAGGTTGCGACGGAACAAACCTTATCGGACGTAGGAAAAATAGAATCGAACCTTTCGTATGAGAACGGCGCCCTGAAAGGAACCGTGACGAACCATACGAAGTACTCGCTAAGAGACGTAACGATCTCGACAGGTATGCAGGTACAAGAGTTTCCACAGTTGGCGGCTGGCAGCAGTATCGAAGTGAACCTGCCGTTTGCTCCTCAACAACAAGCAAGACGGAACCAACATCGGATGAATATGGGGCATGCACTGCCGCAGTATATGCAATCGAATGGCTATGATAGTCAAACGCGTGAGCAAGTCATCGTGGACATGCTGGACATGATAGACAGACGTGGGGGGCAGTCTGAAGTGATAAAACTCGTGGGCTGGACCGATGAGCAAGTTGCTGAGGCTGTCGTACCAAACGAAAATACGGAGAACAGCAGCATTGCGATGGTCACTTCGACGCTGCAAGTGAATCCATCCAAGGACGGACACATTTATTATCCGACGGGATCATTTGATGTGACGATGTCGGGCAGCTCTGTTCCGGTAGATGACTACGGAGATGGCTTTAGACTTCCTGCCGGGAATATTACCTTTGACATTAATCTGAATCAGGAAGGACAGGATCTTGCCATCAGCAATTTGTATCTGTACACCTGGTCAGAGGACAATACAACATTTGAAAAAGAGGTTTACAACTGGAAGACAAAAGCTTTCGAACCATTTGAAAAAGCATTCATGAACAACGTCATGACAAGTGAGAAAACCACTACTTATGTTTCGGGCGACGGCATTGTCCGCATCAAATTTGCCCACCAGTTTGAGGATGATCGCCACATTGGGGTTCCAAGTGTCAGTGTGGAAGGGAAGGTGAGAAAGAAGTGA
- a CDS encoding vWA domain-containing protein — translation MQWMGLGNLWFALIIPAIIVLYLLKRKVEDRVIPSTLLWQRTMQNWEAVKPWERLRRNLLLLLQLLAACLLVLALIRPAVPTEGITTDHTILVVDTSGSMMTKEGNETRLERAVSQAKALVEKLGSGQTMTLIEAGREPNVLVSKSADKEPLLQAIEKLAPFSGTSDQIAALSLAGAIAENEPGSGVVWMGDGSGERKLDGGSVPAFSGSFQFMQMGSTRENTAIGVFVTQPTEKGVEGLLRVDNHGSMPAKGKVTVFDEHDKLLDTDSFEMGAGSSQTFSFQKLAMSSVYRAVIEPEQDGLSQDNVMWSVPFAAGRGKAALYSPEGNRFLHQVLQTVGSLEVETIQQAPDAVAAARDLWVFDGVVPDQLPKGNILLIAPNKKTEWLPLAGEKELDQQPRPVSPDDPLLKHVDWRDVHVAKGYALDEMPGMKPLVRAGDVDLVRAGIIDGRRMVIIGFDLHASDFPLRPAFPIFMQNVVNWLSPGQTAPIPTAHPGEVLTIPLSPGATTRTLTYPNGHQESLTEDSTSKTMQLPELTGLYRLDEGVDTGTKSTYFTVQMNEEESNITPKSVSVARKNAEEQKESEEATATDTTGALGTKELTYWLAAFALLVLLVEWRVYQRGY, via the coding sequence ATGCAATGGATGGGTTTGGGCAACTTGTGGTTTGCGCTGATTATCCCGGCCATCATCGTCCTCTACCTGCTCAAGCGAAAAGTAGAGGATCGTGTCATACCAAGTACACTCCTGTGGCAGCGTACGATGCAAAACTGGGAAGCGGTGAAACCGTGGGAAAGGCTACGGCGCAACCTGTTGTTGCTGCTGCAACTGCTCGCTGCCTGCTTGCTCGTGCTGGCTTTGATACGTCCAGCTGTTCCCACTGAGGGAATCACAACCGACCATACGATTTTGGTCGTGGATACATCAGGGAGCATGATGACGAAGGAAGGGAACGAGACGCGGCTGGAACGAGCAGTGTCACAGGCAAAAGCCCTCGTAGAGAAGCTGGGAAGCGGCCAGACGATGACGCTCATCGAGGCAGGGCGTGAGCCGAATGTTTTAGTTTCCAAAAGTGCAGACAAAGAGCCACTCTTGCAAGCCATCGAAAAGCTTGCGCCTTTTTCCGGGACATCTGATCAAATCGCAGCCCTGTCTTTGGCAGGAGCCATTGCAGAGAATGAACCAGGCAGTGGAGTGGTTTGGATGGGGGACGGAAGCGGGGAACGCAAGCTGGATGGAGGCTCAGTCCCTGCTTTTTCCGGGAGCTTTCAGTTCATGCAGATGGGAAGCACCCGCGAGAATACCGCAATTGGTGTTTTTGTGACCCAGCCTACGGAAAAAGGGGTAGAGGGACTACTGCGGGTGGACAATCACGGCAGCATGCCTGCGAAAGGAAAAGTCACTGTTTTTGATGAGCATGACAAGCTGCTGGATACCGATTCTTTTGAGATGGGAGCAGGCAGCTCCCAGACATTTTCGTTTCAGAAGCTGGCGATGTCTAGTGTCTATCGTGCCGTCATCGAACCGGAGCAGGACGGACTTTCCCAGGATAATGTCATGTGGAGTGTTCCATTCGCTGCCGGTAGAGGAAAAGCAGCGTTGTATTCGCCAGAGGGGAACCGCTTCCTCCATCAAGTATTGCAGACAGTCGGAAGTCTTGAGGTGGAAACGATTCAGCAGGCACCAGATGCTGTGGCGGCTGCGCGTGACCTGTGGGTTTTTGACGGAGTCGTGCCAGACCAGCTGCCAAAAGGAAACATTCTGTTGATTGCTCCGAACAAGAAAACAGAGTGGTTGCCGCTTGCTGGAGAAAAAGAACTGGATCAACAGCCAAGGCCAGTTTCCCCGGATGACCCGCTGCTCAAGCACGTAGATTGGCGGGATGTGCACGTCGCCAAAGGATACGCATTGGACGAGATGCCTGGTATGAAGCCATTGGTACGCGCCGGTGATGTCGATCTGGTCAGAGCCGGGATCATAGATGGTCGACGAATGGTCATCATCGGATTTGATTTGCATGCATCGGATTTCCCGCTGCGTCCTGCTTTTCCGATTTTTATGCAAAATGTCGTCAACTGGCTGTCACCTGGTCAAACAGCCCCAATCCCCACGGCACATCCGGGAGAGGTCTTGACGATCCCACTCTCACCGGGAGCAACAACACGTACCTTGACGTATCCGAATGGACACCAGGAGTCTCTTACGGAGGACTCCACGTCCAAAACGATGCAGCTACCGGAGCTGACTGGATTGTATCGCCTTGACGAAGGAGTAGATACAGGCACGAAAAGTACGTATTTTACTGTCCAAATGAATGAGGAAGAATCGAATATTACACCAAAGTCTGTGAGCGTTGCCCGGAAAAATGCCGAAGAGCAAAAGGAGAGTGAGGAAGCAACAGCGACTGACACAACAGGAGCACTGGGAACGAAGGAGTTGACCTATTGGTTGGCGGCGTTTGCTCTCTTGGTGTTATTGGTGGAATGGAGGGTGTATCAGCGTGGGTATTAA
- a CDS encoding AAA family ATPase yields MAQQTLEDCLQRVELVRQEIGKVLVGQKDVVEQLLWAVFAGGHALLEGVPGLGKTLLVRTLSQAFELSFQRIQFTPDLMPTDITGTNILLVDEKGQQSFQFQHGPIFAHVVLADEINRATPKTQSALLEAMQERTVSAGGVTRRLPEPFFVLATQNPLEQEGTYPLPEAQMDRFLLKIDVPYPTEEELKMIVRQTTTSQVITVEKVASAEQIAEIQQAAREVLVADAVLDYAVKLLLATHPGELAIASVNKYVRNGAGPRGVQSIVSLAKVRALLAGRYNLAYEDVTAVALPALRHRIFLNFEGEANGIRPDRVIMDILDELGTQKV; encoded by the coding sequence ATGGCGCAGCAAACGCTAGAGGATTGCTTGCAGCGAGTAGAGCTTGTCAGGCAGGAGATTGGAAAGGTATTGGTAGGACAAAAAGACGTGGTAGAGCAACTTCTGTGGGCCGTGTTTGCAGGAGGACATGCGCTTTTGGAAGGCGTACCCGGATTGGGCAAAACGCTGCTTGTTCGGACACTGTCCCAAGCCTTCGAGCTGTCGTTTCAGCGGATACAGTTCACACCGGATCTGATGCCGACAGACATTACTGGAACGAACATCCTGCTGGTTGACGAGAAGGGACAGCAGTCCTTCCAATTCCAACACGGGCCGATCTTCGCTCATGTTGTGTTGGCTGACGAAATTAACCGGGCGACGCCAAAGACGCAAAGCGCCCTATTAGAGGCCATGCAGGAGCGAACAGTTTCAGCTGGAGGAGTGACTCGTCGGCTGCCAGAGCCGTTCTTCGTTCTCGCGACACAGAACCCGCTCGAGCAGGAAGGGACATACCCATTGCCAGAAGCCCAAATGGACCGCTTCTTATTGAAGATCGACGTGCCGTATCCGACAGAAGAAGAACTGAAAATGATTGTGCGCCAAACGACCACGAGCCAGGTGATCACCGTGGAAAAAGTGGCTTCAGCTGAGCAAATTGCCGAGATTCAGCAGGCAGCGCGTGAAGTACTGGTAGCTGATGCGGTACTGGATTACGCCGTGAAGCTGCTTTTAGCGACGCATCCGGGGGAGTTGGCAATTGCTTCGGTAAACAAATATGTGCGCAATGGCGCAGGTCCGCGTGGCGTGCAGTCGATTGTCTCCTTGGCAAAGGTACGTGCGTTATTAGCTGGCCGATACAATCTGGCGTACGAGGACGTGACAGCAGTTGCTCTGCCAGCGTTGCGCCACCGTATTTTCCTCAATTTTGAAGGAGAGGCAAACGGCATCCGACCAGACCGCGTCATTATGGATATTTTGGACGAACTGGGGACGCAGAAGGTATGA
- a CDS encoding glycerol-3-phosphate responsive antiterminator, whose protein sequence is MANQINQKILPAARTLKEFDELMESGYERIILLNAHVAQVKPLGKRARAFGKKLLIHADLIDGLKSDEYAMEFLAQEAQPEGIITTRNSAVLAAKKKGLISIQRLFLIDTMALDSSLTQLARTKPDYVEVLPGIIPHLIEEITVRTQIPVIAGGFIRTKEDVDRAILAGAISVTTSRRELWTKS, encoded by the coding sequence TTGGCAAACCAGATCAATCAAAAAATACTTCCTGCGGCCCGGACATTAAAAGAATTTGATGAACTCATGGAAAGCGGCTACGAGCGCATTATTTTGCTGAATGCCCATGTAGCGCAAGTAAAGCCACTGGGAAAACGGGCCAGAGCATTCGGGAAAAAACTGCTGATCCATGCTGATCTTATTGACGGCTTGAAGTCTGATGAATATGCGATGGAGTTTCTTGCGCAAGAAGCTCAGCCCGAAGGAATCATCACCACACGGAACAGTGCGGTTCTTGCCGCCAAGAAAAAAGGGCTCATTTCCATCCAAAGACTGTTTCTCATTGATACGATGGCATTAGACAGCAGCCTTACCCAGCTTGCGAGAACCAAACCGGATTACGTCGAGGTTTTGCCAGGAATCATTCCCCACCTGATCGAAGAAATCACTGTACGAACTCAAATTCCGGTTATCGCTGGAGGATTTATTCGTACAAAGGAAGATGTGGATCGCGCTATTCTTGCCGGTGCTATATCTGTAACCACTTCTCGCAGAGAGCTGTGGACGAAATCATAA
- a CDS encoding glycerol-3-phosphate dehydrogenase/oxidase, translating to MNNQHALSSSQRQACLDKMATKQLDLLVIGGGVTGAGIALDAAARGLSVGLVEKQDFAAGTSSRSTKLVHGGLRYLKQGDVQLVREVGRERAILYRNAPHIVIPEKMILPIVKNGTYGKLATSVGLYVYDVLAGVERKERRIMLNKERTVEAEPLLRRDILKGGGLYFEYRTDDARLTVEVMKTASSHGALCVNYTEATGFIYENGKVIGISAKDLLTGTEYALHAKKIVNAAGPWVDQLREKDQSLYGKRLHLTKGVHLVVPYNRLPLKQAVYFDVSDGRMLFAIPRNNSTYIGTTDTNYKGVLERPTVTREDMEYVLNAANEMFPSVKLTEQDVSSSWAGLRPLIHEDGKSPSELSRKDEIFYSKSGLITIAGGKLTGFRKMAERIVDVVAKQLTEEEGRAFGACRTDKIVLAGGKFDSAAKIPVYVKAQAERLSQWGITEEQIRVLVGKYGSNSEQIVTMCQELLTQNAQNVSPIEALLKAELRYAVKEEMVMTLSDFLIRRSGRLFFERDTLEPVYRMVGEELAHELQWSDERKEHEIKVFEEEYHLAKTFQ from the coding sequence ATGAACAATCAACATGCATTATCATCAAGTCAACGCCAGGCTTGTCTGGATAAAATGGCAACCAAACAACTCGATCTTTTGGTAATTGGCGGTGGGGTGACGGGAGCAGGTATTGCCCTCGACGCAGCCGCGAGAGGTCTGAGTGTCGGACTCGTGGAAAAACAAGACTTTGCTGCGGGTACCAGCAGTCGTTCTACCAAGCTCGTTCATGGAGGATTGCGCTATTTGAAGCAGGGCGATGTGCAGCTGGTGCGGGAAGTAGGCCGGGAGCGAGCTATTTTGTATCGCAATGCGCCACATATCGTTATCCCGGAAAAAATGATTTTACCCATTGTGAAAAATGGTACTTATGGCAAGCTGGCAACCTCTGTTGGTTTGTATGTTTACGATGTGTTGGCTGGAGTTGAAAGAAAAGAACGACGCATCATGCTGAACAAAGAGAGAACGGTGGAGGCAGAACCGCTTTTGCGCCGAGACATTCTCAAGGGCGGCGGGCTTTATTTCGAATATCGGACAGATGATGCTAGACTTACGGTTGAGGTCATGAAAACAGCAAGCTCGCACGGAGCGCTCTGCGTGAACTATACCGAAGCCACTGGTTTTATTTATGAAAACGGTAAAGTCATCGGGATTAGCGCGAAGGATTTGCTTACGGGCACGGAGTACGCCCTCCATGCCAAAAAAATCGTAAACGCAGCAGGTCCTTGGGTGGATCAGCTTAGAGAAAAGGACCAATCCCTGTACGGCAAGCGCCTCCACCTGACAAAAGGTGTCCACCTGGTCGTGCCATATAACAGACTGCCATTGAAGCAGGCCGTTTATTTCGATGTATCTGATGGGCGTATGCTGTTTGCCATTCCGCGCAATAACAGTACGTATATCGGTACCACTGACACGAATTACAAAGGTGTGCTGGAGCGCCCAACGGTGACGAGAGAAGACATGGAGTATGTATTGAATGCGGCGAACGAGATGTTCCCTTCTGTGAAACTGACGGAACAGGATGTCAGCTCCAGCTGGGCAGGACTCAGACCGCTGATCCATGAAGATGGCAAGTCCCCATCCGAATTGTCACGCAAGGACGAGATTTTTTATTCCAAAAGCGGGCTGATTACAATCGCAGGTGGAAAATTGACGGGCTTCCGCAAAATGGCCGAGCGCATTGTTGATGTGGTGGCCAAGCAGTTGACCGAAGAAGAGGGCAGAGCATTTGGAGCTTGTCGGACAGACAAAATCGTCCTCGCTGGTGGAAAATTTGATTCCGCAGCCAAGATTCCTGTATATGTGAAAGCACAGGCAGAGCGACTTAGCCAATGGGGAATCACCGAGGAACAAATCCGCGTTCTTGTTGGAAAATATGGAAGCAACAGTGAGCAAATCGTAACGATGTGCCAAGAGCTTTTGACACAAAATGCTCAAAATGTGTCTCCGATTGAAGCACTGCTGAAAGCAGAACTGCGCTACGCTGTAAAAGAAGAAATGGTCATGACCTTGAGTGATTTTCTGATTCGTCGCAGTGGCAGACTATTCTTCGAGAGAGATACACTGGAGCCTGTGTATCGAATGGTGGGAGAAGAGCTCGCTCATGAGCTGCAATGGTCAGATGAGAGGAAAGAACATGAAATAAAAGTGTTTGAAGAGGAATATCATCTTGCGAAAACATTTCAATAG
- a CDS encoding ABC transporter ATP-binding protein, which translates to MIQIQNLRKRYGKMEALKGLSLEIDKGTVFGFVGPNGAGKSTTMSILATLLEPTSGKAYVGGYEVTKHPKEVRKLIGYMPDFFGVYDNLTAEEYLDFYGANYDIPAAERKQIIPQLLELVNLTHKRDAYVDSLSRGMKQRLGLARSLVHNPEVLILDEPASGLDPRARIELREILKELRDMGKTIIISSHILPELAEMCDVIGIVEEGNLVAFGRVDEIYSKMQEQRVLRIRLLDRVEEAMTRLREMPVITRVTREGNWVVAGFSGNDEEQVELLRELAVSGYPVAAFNEAVGDLEEIFLEITKGVGS; encoded by the coding sequence GTGATCCAGATCCAAAATTTGCGCAAGCGCTACGGCAAAATGGAAGCGTTAAAAGGACTTTCGCTCGAAATTGACAAGGGTACTGTTTTTGGGTTCGTCGGTCCGAACGGGGCAGGAAAATCGACGACGATGTCCATTTTGGCGACTTTATTGGAGCCGACCAGTGGGAAAGCATACGTAGGCGGCTACGAAGTGACCAAGCATCCAAAGGAAGTACGCAAGCTGATCGGCTACATGCCAGATTTTTTTGGTGTGTACGACAATTTGACAGCAGAAGAGTACCTCGATTTTTACGGTGCGAACTACGATATTCCGGCAGCTGAGCGAAAACAAATCATTCCACAGTTGTTAGAGCTGGTGAATCTTACGCATAAGCGGGATGCCTACGTCGACTCGTTGTCGCGGGGGATGAAGCAGCGCCTTGGACTGGCCCGCTCGTTGGTCCACAATCCGGAAGTGCTCATTTTGGACGAACCGGCTTCTGGTTTGGACCCTCGTGCACGCATAGAGCTGCGGGAGATTTTGAAGGAACTGCGGGACATGGGCAAGACGATTATCATTAGCTCGCATATATTGCCCGAACTGGCGGAGATGTGTGATGTCATCGGGATTGTGGAGGAAGGCAATCTGGTTGCCTTTGGACGAGTCGATGAGATTTACTCGAAAATGCAAGAGCAGCGGGTATTGCGTATCCGCCTGTTAGATCGGGTTGAGGAAGCAATGACGCGCTTGCGTGAGATGCCCGTCATTACAAGAGTGACACGCGAAGGGAACTGGGTCGTTGCAGGCTTTTCAGGTAATGACGAAGAACAGGTTGAGCTGCTGCGGGAGCTTGCGGTGTCAGGTTATCCTGTTGCTGCGTTTAATGAGGCCGTTGGTGATTTGGAAGAAATCTTTCTGGAAATTACGAAAGGGGTGGGCTCATGA
- a CDS encoding ABC transporter permease, producing MSDLRRFSNPVLFNEWKMRMRTNRSPWIILLYLLVLGVMTLTMIFFMTNGGSYYNPNDTRQLFMILSVFQLGMIGFVVPGITSGVISGERERQTLSVLLTTNVSATRLILGKWLASLSFMTFLVIATIPLYAIVFLYGGISPAQVIKVFGFYVITMFGIGSIGVLMSTLIKRTGIATVVTYAVVFGFAIGSSVLAEIIKEFIRYQRRSGAMSSATMPDWPDLLHNFNPLYAMLNIFDEGPQLRIGNVDPYAVYCLFFGIITLFCLSLSIYLIQPVKPRFRKAKEEQ from the coding sequence ATGAGCGACTTGAGACGATTTAGCAACCCTGTCTTGTTCAATGAATGGAAAATGCGGATGCGGACCAATCGGTCACCGTGGATCATCCTGCTCTATTTGCTTGTTTTGGGCGTAATGACGCTCACGATGATTTTCTTTATGACAAACGGAGGGAGCTACTACAATCCGAATGATACACGCCAACTGTTCATGATACTGTCTGTGTTTCAGCTTGGGATGATCGGCTTCGTCGTGCCTGGAATAACGTCAGGTGTGATTTCCGGTGAGCGCGAACGCCAGACGTTGAGTGTGTTGTTGACCACGAATGTCAGCGCCACACGATTGATTTTAGGCAAATGGCTGGCATCGCTCAGCTTCATGACTTTCCTGGTCATTGCGACCATCCCGCTCTATGCCATCGTCTTTTTGTATGGAGGAATTTCACCAGCACAAGTGATCAAGGTGTTTGGCTTTTACGTCATTACGATGTTTGGCATCGGCAGCATTGGTGTGCTCATGTCAACACTGATCAAACGGACTGGTATCGCTACGGTCGTCACTTATGCCGTGGTGTTTGGATTTGCGATCGGGTCGAGTGTACTGGCGGAAATTATCAAAGAGTTCATTCGGTACCAGCGCCGTTCGGGTGCCATGTCATCCGCGACTATGCCAGACTGGCCAGATCTCCTGCATAATTTCAACCCATTGTATGCGATGTTAAACATTTTTGATGAAGGACCGCAGCTCAGGATTGGGAATGTGGACCCGTACGCGGTGTACTGCCTGTTTTTCGGGATCATTACACTGTTCTGCCTGTCACTCTCCATCTATCTCATTCAGCCAGTGAAACCGAGATTTCGCAAAGCAAAAGAGGAGCAATAA